Proteins encoded together in one Larus michahellis chromosome 4, bLarMic1.1, whole genome shotgun sequence window:
- the NOXRED1 gene encoding LOW QUALITY PROTEIN: NADP-dependent oxidoreductase domain-containing protein 1 (The sequence of the model RefSeq protein was modified relative to this genomic sequence to represent the inferred CDS: deleted 1 base in 1 codon; substituted 5 bases at 5 genomic stop codons), translated as MSARRNPEKGWGLTLQVWDITEPFKSSQADEAVSEEALMHLTRCCKGLAANTCAHAIFCKLLHDLRQSGSENGLLTSLGDGHGLKVGIIGKGHLEKXMAXVLLMLSCALQSSIRVSTRHPESLAELQKQGLTCCDDNAQLVAXADVAFLCCLQSYTPSICCIVRPPATQKSSIVHSLVTAVPLLRGKIRVNAEWLVAVFCAALNSSTWQSLPHQKALKLLSDLCSPECCPICAEQKTSXPQFVCKSFVNKGFGSSVTQEEAFPWFDLRAAQLTEPPFTQLLQKSELVXCRLALPYQASFGDWPTKQWGLIVTKTSLTSAVMEPGVTLDDKSPFSTAASDMSSEIPEENADYDSKSS; from the exons ATGTCTGCAAGGAGAAACCCTGAGAAGGGCTGGGGTCTCACACTGCAG GTGTGGGACATTACAGAGCCTTTCAAGTCCTCTCAGGCTGATGAAGCAGTCAGTGAGGAGGCCTTGATGCATTTGACGAGGTGCTGCAAGGGGCTGGCAGCGAACACGTGTGCCCATGCCATCTTCTGCAAACTTCTCCATGACCTCAG GCAGAGTGGGAGTGAGAATGGTTTGCTGACTTCCCTGGGGGACGGCCATGGCCTGAAAGTTGGGATTATTGGCAAGGGCCACCTTGAGAAGTAGATGGCCTGAGTGCTCCTGATGCTGAGCTGTGCTCTGCAGTCCAGTATCCGTGTTTCCACCAGGCACCCTGAGAGCCTGG cagagctgcagaagcaggGGCTCACGTGCTGTGACGACAACGCTCAGCTGGTGGCCTGAGCAGATGTTGCattcctctgctgcctccagtCATACACGCCGTCCATCTGCTGCATTGTTCGGCCT CCTGCCACCCAGAAATCTAGCATTGTGCACAGCCTTGTCACCGCCGTCCCCCTCCTCAG AGGGAAAATAAGAGTCAATGCTGAATGGCTGGTGGCCGTTTTCTGCGCAGCTCTGAACAGCAGCACGTGGCAGAGCCTGCCTCACCAGAAGGCACTGAAATTACTCAGTGACCTCTGTTCTCCTGAGTGCTGCCCCATCTGTGCAGAGCAGAAAACTTCCTGACCGCAGTTTGTGTGCAAGAGTTTTGTCAACAAAGGTTTTGGCTCTTCAGTGACTCAAGAGGA AGCCTTCCCGTGGTTTGACCTGAGAGCTGCACAGCTGACAGAGCCTCCTTTTACCCAGCTGCTACAAAAGAGTGAGCTTGTCTGATGCCGTCTTGCTCTACCATACCAGGCATCCTTTGGAGACTGGCCTACAAAGCAATGGGGACTAATTGTCACCAAGACATCTCTTACTTCAGCTGTAATGGAGCCTGGTGTAACGTTGGATGACAAGTCTCCATTCTCCACAGCCGCTTCTGACATGTCCTCAGAAATCCCAGAGGAAAATGCTGACTATGATTCTAAATCCTCATAA
- the VIPAS39 gene encoding spermatogenesis-defective protein 39 homolog isoform X1, with translation MSRARADEEEYWHSSKFRAFTFDDEDDELSQLKESKRAVNSLRDIVDDDDDDLERVSWSGEPVGSISWSIKETASSSTSSLEGRDSSLQKGSSSYAAFPKQVSSYSLSSLFKGRNKLPSFQSLSDALSDTGVKNYAPELRRPKAEYKDYSSDWNPKDTVRRMQRGKICSLERFRSLQDKLVLLDEAVAGHDGNVITAVLIFLKRTLRREILFRELEVRQVALCHLIHFLKETGEQKLLLDLLRFLDRAEEVALSQYREHLNIQDVEKRREFLKGCIGLPFSAEDTSHIQDHYTLLERQIIIEANDRHLETAGQSEIFRKYPRKASILNMPLVTTLFYSCFYHYTEAEGTFSSPTNLKKTFKIPDKQYVLTALAARAKLRAWDDVDALFTTKNWLGYTKKKAPIGFHRVVEILQRNNAPVQVLQEYVRLVEDVETRLNLATKYKCHDVVIETYKDLKDRIQLTAYKCKVERGSAEEEKINSILNNVQIRWKN, from the exons ATGAGCCGGGCGAGGGCGGACGAGGAGGAGTACTGGCACAGCTCCAAGTTCCGGGCCTTCACCTTCGACGACGAGGATGATGAGCTCTCGCAG CTAAAGGAATCCAAACGGGCAGTGAATAGCCTTCGGGATATCgtcgatgatgatgatgacgaccTTGAGAGGGTCAGCTGGAGCGGGGAACCTGTGGGAA GTATCTCCTGGTCAATCAAAGAGACAGCCTCCAGCAGCACTAGCTCACTGGAGGGCCGAGACTCCAGTCTACAGAAGGGCTCTTCCTCCTATGCAGCTTTTCCCAAACAAGTTTCCTCCTACTCCCTAAGCAGCCTATTCAAAG gACGAAACAAACTTCCAAGTTTTCAGTCCCTTTCAGATG CCCTCTCTGACACAGGAGTTAAAAACTATGCCCCAGAGCTGCGCAGACCGAAAGCTGAGTACAAG GATTACAGCAGTGATTGGAACCCCAAAGACACAGTCAGGCGAATGCAGAGGGGCAAG ATCTGCTCTCTAGAGAGATTTCGCTCCCTGCAGGACAAGCTGGTGCTCTTGGATGAAGCTGTAGCAGGGCATGATGGGAATGTCATTACAGCT GTCCTGATATTCCTGAAACGGACGCTAAGGAGAG AGATCTTGTTTCGGGAGCTGGAGGTGCGGCAGGTGGCCTTGTGTCATCTGATCCATTTCCTCAAAGAGACGGGTGAGCAGAAGTTGCTTCTGGATCTGCTCAG GTTCCTAGACAGGGCTGAGGAAGTTGCT ctGTCCCAGTACCGGGAGCATTTGAACATCCAAGATGTAGAAAAAAGGAGGGAATTTCTGAAAGGCTGCATTGG GCTGCCATTTTCAGCTGAGGATACCTCCCACATCCAAGACCATTATACCCTGTTGGAGCGACAGATCATCATCGAG GCCAATGATCGGCACTTGGAGACTGCTGGGCAGTCAGAAATATTTCGGAAATATCCTCGTAAGGCTTCAATTCTCAACATGCCACTAGTGACCACCCTCTTCTATTCCTGTTTCTACCACTACACAGAGGCTGAG GGAACATTCAGCAGCCCAACCAAcctgaagaaaacatttaag atTCCTGATAAGCAGTACGTGCTGACTGCCCTGGCTGCTCGTGCCAAGCTGCGAGCCTGGGATGATGTGGATGCCCTCTTCACCACCAAG AACTGGCTGGGCTACACCAAGAAGAAGGCACCCATTGGCTTCCACCGGGTGGTGGAGATCTTGCAGAGGAACAATGCTCCTGTGCAG GTGCTGCAGGAGTATGTGCGCCTGGTGGAGGATGTGGAGACACGGTTGAACCTTGCCACCAAATACAAGTGCCATGATGTTGTCATTGAG ACGTACAAGGATCTAAAGGATCGCATCCAGCTGACAGCATATAAGTGCAAGGTGGAGCGAGGCTCTGCAGAAGAAGAGAAGATAAACAGCATTCTCAACAACGTG CAAATCCGATGGAAGAACTGA
- the VIPAS39 gene encoding spermatogenesis-defective protein 39 homolog isoform X4 — protein MSRARADEEEYWHSSKFRAFTFDDEDDELSQLKESKRAVNSLRDIVDDDDDDLERVSWSGEPVGRRNKLPSFQSLSDALSDTGVKNYAPELRRPKAEYKDYSSDWNPKDTVRRMQRGKVLIFLKRTLRREILFRELEVRQVALCHLIHFLKETGEQKLLLDLLRFLDRAEEVALSQYREHLNIQDVEKRREFLKGCIGLPFSAEDTSHIQDHYTLLERQIIIEANDRHLETAGQSEIFRKYPRKASILNMPLVTTLFYSCFYHYTEAEGTFSSPTNLKKTFKIPDKQYVLTALAARAKLRAWDDVDALFTTKNWLGYTKKKAPIGFHRVVEILQRNNAPVQVLQEYVRLVEDVETRLNLATKYKCHDVVIETYKDLKDRIQLTAYKCKVERGSAEEEKINSILNNVQIRWKN, from the exons ATGAGCCGGGCGAGGGCGGACGAGGAGGAGTACTGGCACAGCTCCAAGTTCCGGGCCTTCACCTTCGACGACGAGGATGATGAGCTCTCGCAG CTAAAGGAATCCAAACGGGCAGTGAATAGCCTTCGGGATATCgtcgatgatgatgatgacgaccTTGAGAGGGTCAGCTGGAGCGGGGAACCTGTGGGAA gACGAAACAAACTTCCAAGTTTTCAGTCCCTTTCAGATG CCCTCTCTGACACAGGAGTTAAAAACTATGCCCCAGAGCTGCGCAGACCGAAAGCTGAGTACAAG GATTACAGCAGTGATTGGAACCCCAAAGACACAGTCAGGCGAATGCAGAGGGGCAAG GTCCTGATATTCCTGAAACGGACGCTAAGGAGAG AGATCTTGTTTCGGGAGCTGGAGGTGCGGCAGGTGGCCTTGTGTCATCTGATCCATTTCCTCAAAGAGACGGGTGAGCAGAAGTTGCTTCTGGATCTGCTCAG GTTCCTAGACAGGGCTGAGGAAGTTGCT ctGTCCCAGTACCGGGAGCATTTGAACATCCAAGATGTAGAAAAAAGGAGGGAATTTCTGAAAGGCTGCATTGG GCTGCCATTTTCAGCTGAGGATACCTCCCACATCCAAGACCATTATACCCTGTTGGAGCGACAGATCATCATCGAG GCCAATGATCGGCACTTGGAGACTGCTGGGCAGTCAGAAATATTTCGGAAATATCCTCGTAAGGCTTCAATTCTCAACATGCCACTAGTGACCACCCTCTTCTATTCCTGTTTCTACCACTACACAGAGGCTGAG GGAACATTCAGCAGCCCAACCAAcctgaagaaaacatttaag atTCCTGATAAGCAGTACGTGCTGACTGCCCTGGCTGCTCGTGCCAAGCTGCGAGCCTGGGATGATGTGGATGCCCTCTTCACCACCAAG AACTGGCTGGGCTACACCAAGAAGAAGGCACCCATTGGCTTCCACCGGGTGGTGGAGATCTTGCAGAGGAACAATGCTCCTGTGCAG GTGCTGCAGGAGTATGTGCGCCTGGTGGAGGATGTGGAGACACGGTTGAACCTTGCCACCAAATACAAGTGCCATGATGTTGTCATTGAG ACGTACAAGGATCTAAAGGATCGCATCCAGCTGACAGCATATAAGTGCAAGGTGGAGCGAGGCTCTGCAGAAGAAGAGAAGATAAACAGCATTCTCAACAACGTG CAAATCCGATGGAAGAACTGA
- the VIPAS39 gene encoding spermatogenesis-defective protein 39 homolog isoform X3 produces the protein MSRARADEEEYWHSSKFRAFTFDDEDDELSQLKESKRAVNSLRDIVDDDDDDLERVSWSGEPVGRRNKLPSFQSLSDALSDTGVKNYAPELRRPKAEYKDYSSDWNPKDTVRRMQRGKICSLERFRSLQDKLVLLDEAVAGHDGNVITAVLIFLKRTLRREILFRELEVRQVALCHLIHFLKETGEQKLLLDLLRFLDRAEEVALSQYREHLNIQDVEKRREFLKGCIGLPFSAEDTSHIQDHYTLLERQIIIEANDRHLETAGQSEIFRKYPRKASILNMPLVTTLFYSCFYHYTEAEGTFSSPTNLKKTFKIPDKQYVLTALAARAKLRAWDDVDALFTTKNWLGYTKKKAPIGFHRVVEILQRNNAPVQVLQEYVRLVEDVETRLNLATKYKCHDVVIETYKDLKDRIQLTAYKCKVERGSAEEEKINSILNNVQIRWKN, from the exons ATGAGCCGGGCGAGGGCGGACGAGGAGGAGTACTGGCACAGCTCCAAGTTCCGGGCCTTCACCTTCGACGACGAGGATGATGAGCTCTCGCAG CTAAAGGAATCCAAACGGGCAGTGAATAGCCTTCGGGATATCgtcgatgatgatgatgacgaccTTGAGAGGGTCAGCTGGAGCGGGGAACCTGTGGGAA gACGAAACAAACTTCCAAGTTTTCAGTCCCTTTCAGATG CCCTCTCTGACACAGGAGTTAAAAACTATGCCCCAGAGCTGCGCAGACCGAAAGCTGAGTACAAG GATTACAGCAGTGATTGGAACCCCAAAGACACAGTCAGGCGAATGCAGAGGGGCAAG ATCTGCTCTCTAGAGAGATTTCGCTCCCTGCAGGACAAGCTGGTGCTCTTGGATGAAGCTGTAGCAGGGCATGATGGGAATGTCATTACAGCT GTCCTGATATTCCTGAAACGGACGCTAAGGAGAG AGATCTTGTTTCGGGAGCTGGAGGTGCGGCAGGTGGCCTTGTGTCATCTGATCCATTTCCTCAAAGAGACGGGTGAGCAGAAGTTGCTTCTGGATCTGCTCAG GTTCCTAGACAGGGCTGAGGAAGTTGCT ctGTCCCAGTACCGGGAGCATTTGAACATCCAAGATGTAGAAAAAAGGAGGGAATTTCTGAAAGGCTGCATTGG GCTGCCATTTTCAGCTGAGGATACCTCCCACATCCAAGACCATTATACCCTGTTGGAGCGACAGATCATCATCGAG GCCAATGATCGGCACTTGGAGACTGCTGGGCAGTCAGAAATATTTCGGAAATATCCTCGTAAGGCTTCAATTCTCAACATGCCACTAGTGACCACCCTCTTCTATTCCTGTTTCTACCACTACACAGAGGCTGAG GGAACATTCAGCAGCCCAACCAAcctgaagaaaacatttaag atTCCTGATAAGCAGTACGTGCTGACTGCCCTGGCTGCTCGTGCCAAGCTGCGAGCCTGGGATGATGTGGATGCCCTCTTCACCACCAAG AACTGGCTGGGCTACACCAAGAAGAAGGCACCCATTGGCTTCCACCGGGTGGTGGAGATCTTGCAGAGGAACAATGCTCCTGTGCAG GTGCTGCAGGAGTATGTGCGCCTGGTGGAGGATGTGGAGACACGGTTGAACCTTGCCACCAAATACAAGTGCCATGATGTTGTCATTGAG ACGTACAAGGATCTAAAGGATCGCATCCAGCTGACAGCATATAAGTGCAAGGTGGAGCGAGGCTCTGCAGAAGAAGAGAAGATAAACAGCATTCTCAACAACGTG CAAATCCGATGGAAGAACTGA
- the VIPAS39 gene encoding spermatogenesis-defective protein 39 homolog isoform X2, which translates to MSRARADEEEYWHSSKFRAFTFDDEDDELSQLKESKRAVNSLRDIVDDDDDDLERVSWSGEPVGSISWSIKETASSSTSSLEGRDSSLQKGSSSYAAFPKQVSSYSLSSLFKGRNKLPSFQSLSDALSDTGVKNYAPELRRPKAEYKDYSSDWNPKDTVRRMQRGKVLIFLKRTLRREILFRELEVRQVALCHLIHFLKETGEQKLLLDLLRFLDRAEEVALSQYREHLNIQDVEKRREFLKGCIGLPFSAEDTSHIQDHYTLLERQIIIEANDRHLETAGQSEIFRKYPRKASILNMPLVTTLFYSCFYHYTEAEGTFSSPTNLKKTFKIPDKQYVLTALAARAKLRAWDDVDALFTTKNWLGYTKKKAPIGFHRVVEILQRNNAPVQVLQEYVRLVEDVETRLNLATKYKCHDVVIETYKDLKDRIQLTAYKCKVERGSAEEEKINSILNNVQIRWKN; encoded by the exons ATGAGCCGGGCGAGGGCGGACGAGGAGGAGTACTGGCACAGCTCCAAGTTCCGGGCCTTCACCTTCGACGACGAGGATGATGAGCTCTCGCAG CTAAAGGAATCCAAACGGGCAGTGAATAGCCTTCGGGATATCgtcgatgatgatgatgacgaccTTGAGAGGGTCAGCTGGAGCGGGGAACCTGTGGGAA GTATCTCCTGGTCAATCAAAGAGACAGCCTCCAGCAGCACTAGCTCACTGGAGGGCCGAGACTCCAGTCTACAGAAGGGCTCTTCCTCCTATGCAGCTTTTCCCAAACAAGTTTCCTCCTACTCCCTAAGCAGCCTATTCAAAG gACGAAACAAACTTCCAAGTTTTCAGTCCCTTTCAGATG CCCTCTCTGACACAGGAGTTAAAAACTATGCCCCAGAGCTGCGCAGACCGAAAGCTGAGTACAAG GATTACAGCAGTGATTGGAACCCCAAAGACACAGTCAGGCGAATGCAGAGGGGCAAG GTCCTGATATTCCTGAAACGGACGCTAAGGAGAG AGATCTTGTTTCGGGAGCTGGAGGTGCGGCAGGTGGCCTTGTGTCATCTGATCCATTTCCTCAAAGAGACGGGTGAGCAGAAGTTGCTTCTGGATCTGCTCAG GTTCCTAGACAGGGCTGAGGAAGTTGCT ctGTCCCAGTACCGGGAGCATTTGAACATCCAAGATGTAGAAAAAAGGAGGGAATTTCTGAAAGGCTGCATTGG GCTGCCATTTTCAGCTGAGGATACCTCCCACATCCAAGACCATTATACCCTGTTGGAGCGACAGATCATCATCGAG GCCAATGATCGGCACTTGGAGACTGCTGGGCAGTCAGAAATATTTCGGAAATATCCTCGTAAGGCTTCAATTCTCAACATGCCACTAGTGACCACCCTCTTCTATTCCTGTTTCTACCACTACACAGAGGCTGAG GGAACATTCAGCAGCCCAACCAAcctgaagaaaacatttaag atTCCTGATAAGCAGTACGTGCTGACTGCCCTGGCTGCTCGTGCCAAGCTGCGAGCCTGGGATGATGTGGATGCCCTCTTCACCACCAAG AACTGGCTGGGCTACACCAAGAAGAAGGCACCCATTGGCTTCCACCGGGTGGTGGAGATCTTGCAGAGGAACAATGCTCCTGTGCAG GTGCTGCAGGAGTATGTGCGCCTGGTGGAGGATGTGGAGACACGGTTGAACCTTGCCACCAAATACAAGTGCCATGATGTTGTCATTGAG ACGTACAAGGATCTAAAGGATCGCATCCAGCTGACAGCATATAAGTGCAAGGTGGAGCGAGGCTCTGCAGAAGAAGAGAAGATAAACAGCATTCTCAACAACGTG CAAATCCGATGGAAGAACTGA
- the AHSA1 gene encoding activator of 90 kDa heat shock protein ATPase homolog 1, whose translation MAKWGEGDPRWIVEQRADATNVNNWHWTERDASNWSTERLKTLLLPVRVEGEEGACEVTEVSKLDGEASINNRKGKLIFFYEWAIKLAWTGTSKTGVKYKGYVEIPNLSDENDIDEVEIHVSLAKDEPDTNLKTLMKQEGTKKIRDAMKTYISTLKTEFTQGMILPTVNGEHTETTPQVAPKAEDRKTAASSSTTTSQSKSIGVKIPTCKISLKDTFLTSPEELYRVFVTQEMVQAFTHAQAALEADKGGKFQLLDGSVTGEFVDLVPEKQLVMKWRFKSWPAGHFATITLNFTDKGGETEVCLEGKGIPASEEERTKQGWQRYYFEGIKQTFGYGARLF comes from the exons ATGGCCAAGTGGGGGGAGGGAGACCCGCGCTGGATCGTCGAGCAGCGGGCGGACGCCACCAACGTTAACAACTGGCACTG GACGGAGCGGGATGCCTCCAACTGGTCCACGGAGCGGCTGAAAACTCTCCTCCTGCCTGTCAGGGTGGAGGGTGAGGAAGGGGCTTGTGAGGTGACAGAAGTGAGCAAACTGGATGGAGAGGCCTCCATTAACAACCGCAAAGGGAAACTTATCTTCTTCTATGAGTGGGCTATCAAGCTGGCATGGACTG GCACCTCAAAGACAGGAGTGAAATACAAAGGTTATGTGGAGATTCCTAATCTCTCAGATGAAAATGACATTGATGAAGTTGAG ATCCATGTCAGCCTTGCTAAAGATGAGCCTGACACTAACTTGAAGACCCTGATGAAGCAAGAAGGCACAAAAAAAATTAGAGATGCAATGAAAACTTACATCAGCACTCTTAAAACAG AATTCACCCAGGGCATGATTTTGCCCACAGTGAATGGTGAACATACGGAAACAACACCTCAGGTGGCTCCTAAAGCAGAAGACCGCAAG ACGGCCGCTAGCAGCAGTACTACCACATCACAGTCCAAATCCATAGGAGTCAAGATCCCTACATGTAAGATCAGCTTGAAGGACACCTTCTTAACATCTCCCGAGGAGCTCTACCGGGTATTCGTTACTCAGGAG ATGGTCCAAGCTTTCACCCACGCACAAGCTGCCTTGGAGGCTGATAAAGGAGGGAAGTTTCAGTTGCTGGATGGCAGTGTCACAGGAGAGTTCGTTGACCTA gtccCTGAGAAGCAACTTGTTATGAAATGGAGATTTAAATCTTGGCCAGCTG GGCACTTTGCAACAATTACCTTGAACTTCACTGACAAAGGTGGTGAGACAGAGGTGTGCTTGGAAGGCAAGGGCATTCCTGCCAGTGAGGAGGAAAGAACAAAGCAAGGCTGGCAGCGCTACTACTTCGAGGGCATTAAACAGACATTTGGCTATGGCGCCCGCTTGTTTTAA